A single Amphiura filiformis chromosome 8, Afil_fr2py, whole genome shotgun sequence DNA region contains:
- the LOC140158730 gene encoding LOW QUALITY PROTEIN: uncharacterized protein (The sequence of the model RefSeq protein was modified relative to this genomic sequence to represent the inferred CDS: inserted 1 base in 1 codon): MELTKATLFRWATLFIILPGFDSNVNAESCEFDCDYRSATRKLQCEGRSLSCIPRPCCLQGTQHLNLADNNINRLHKIXFTRFPNLRALDLKDNNIEHVAPGAFHGLISLTALDLRGNQLNRLKAGSFTGMPNLRHLNLADNSIYHVDPGAFVGLPMLMYLKLNDNELHTLKPGMFQSLRNLLEIHLENNQIESMLNGAFHGLNRLKVILLADNELTTLPDLISTIPNLRTIDLEGNPLTCDCRVEHLRRWFVLLRRRDSSASFPRCAAPARLRNRDISTLHLPLICTETIVPDRSAETAASKPTKPVATPELPKEKPTVEKADGTPSSAPNRGGILGHDIPSFGPTKGDGPSGKPTISNGGADRGEINSQIQVLVVPIMDNVLVGQLAQAQVMIKTHCQRLLLGQA, translated from the exons ATGGAATTAACGAAAGCTACCTTGTTCCGTTGGGCTACGCTCTTCATAATTCTACCTGGATTTGATAGTAACGTCAATGCAGAATCTTGTGAATTTGACTGCGATTACAGATCGGCAACACGTAAACTTCAATGCGAAGGCCGCAGTTTATCTTGCATCCCAAGGCCGTGCTGCTTACAAGGAACACAACACCTGAACTTAGCCGACAATAACATCAACAGGCTTCACAAAA CTTTTACTAGATTTCCCAACTTAAGAGCACTGGATCTGAAAGATAATAACATCGAACATGTTGCACCTGGTGCATTCCATGGATTGATATCTCTGACTGCACTTGATTTAAGAGGAAACCAATTGAACCGCCTAAAAGCGGGAAGTTTTACGGGCATGCCAAATTTACGACATTTGAATTTAGCGGATAATTCAATATACCATGTGGATCCAGGAGCCTTCGTCGGACTACCTATGTTGATGTATTTAAAGCTGAATGATAATGAATTACACACATTAAAGCCAGGCATGTTTCAGTCTTTACGAAATTTGTTGGAGATTCACCTTGAAAATAATCAAATAGAGTCCATGTTAAATGGTGCCTTTCATGGCTTAAACAGACTAAAAGTGATATTATTGGCGGACAATGAGCTGACGACGTTGCCTGATTTAATTTCAACCATACCTAATTTAAGAACTATTGATCTTGAAGGAAACCCGTTGACGTGTGATTGTCGCGTGGAACACTTACGTCGCTGGTTTGTGCTACTGCGACGTCGGGATTCATCTGCTTCATTCCCCAGATGCGCGGCACCGGCACGATTACGTAATCGTGATATATCTACGTTACACTTGCCGTTAATTTGTACGGAAACTATCGTACCCGATCGCAGTGCCGAAACCGCAGCATCTAAACCAACTAAACCTGTCGCTACACCCGAGCTACCGAAAGAAAAACCTACCGTTGAAAAAGCTGATGGTACTCCTTCAAGTGCTCCCAATCGCGGCGGAATTTTAGGACATGATATACCATCCTTTGGACCTACAAAAGGTGATGGTCCGTCTGGAAAACCAACTATAAGTAATGGGGGCGCAGATCGTGGTGAAATAAACAGCCAGATCCAAGTGCTGGTGGTACCGATAATGGACAACGTCCTGGTCGGCCAACTCGCCCAGGCACAGGTTATGATCAAGACCCATTGCCAAAGGCTACTGCTCGGCCAGGCGTAA